In Brassica napus cultivar Da-Ae chromosome C4 unlocalized genomic scaffold, Da-Ae chrC04_Random_5, whole genome shotgun sequence, one DNA window encodes the following:
- the LOC111211713 gene encoding RING-H2 finger protein ATL34-like encodes MESMNILSIRVHNLIEDFTEDVILHIRSRYIRLEPHGFTPSHISELLRGQQVNESQHIGEKIANEINRSLSNDKTLREPVFVNVEVEFIKERRLVVPSDVPASFDVLQRLVEEHRVDLNGNKETLCSICIEDLSKSQQSVIEMPNCLHMFHQNCLFEWLGRKNSCPLCRRFVRPRNRIKKQKLENVTGFDSVANC; translated from the coding sequence ATGGAGTCTATGAACATTCTCTCTATCCGTGTACACAATCTGATTGAAGATTTTACCGAAGACGTGATTTTACATATAAGATCACGTTACATCCGCTTGGAGCCACACGGCTTCACGCCAAGTCATATCTCTGAACTCCTTCGTGGCCAACAAGTTAATGAATCTCAACACATAGGTGAAAAGATCGCTAATGAAATCAATCGTTCACTTAGTAATGATAAAACTCTCCGAGAGCCTGTCTTCGTGAACGTCGAAGTTGAATTCATCAAAGAGAGGCGTTTGGTTGTGCCGTCTGATGTTCCTGCTTCGTTTGACGTTTTACAGAGGTTGGTGGAAGAACATAGAGTGGATTTGAACGGAAATAAAGAAACTCTGTGTTCAATTTGCATCGAGGATTTGTCCAAGAGTCAACAAAGCGTCATTGAGATGCCTAACTGTTTGCATATGTTTCATCAAAACTGTCTTttcgagtggcttggtcggaaAAACTCGTGTCCGTTGTGCCGGAGATTCGTACGACCTAGGAATAGGATCAAGAAACAGAAACTCGAAAACGTTACAGGTTTCGATTCTGTTGCGAATTGTTGA
- the LOC106377693 gene encoding E3 ubiquitin-protein ligase RNF181: METEFDTPKVYTLVANLPKIFTNTVEILLQELIQDETGVVQVLTSDNINLNPSGGFTPHHLSRLLRDEQVPESQFLGQKIALDISRELANDDSLREPAFVFVTVNFIRETRLVFPPDEPTPSRGASGEVLHRLADEQRVEVKKNEIQCSICIEDLSKNHAKIIEMPKCLHKFHQDCLFEWLARQNSCPLCRSVPYGLDQETES, from the coding sequence ATGGAAACAGAATTTGATACACCGAAAGTCTACACGCTGGTGGCAAACCTACCTAAAATATTCACGAACACAGTCGAGATCCTCTTACAAGAACTCATCCAAGACGAAACAGGAGTGGTACAAGTTTTAACATCGGATAACATCAACCTGAACCCAAGCGGCGGCTTCACGCCGCATCATCTCTCTCGACTCCTTCGCGACGAACAAGTTCCTGAGTCTCAGTTTCTAGGTCAAAAGATCGCTCTTGATATCAGTCGCGAACTTGCTAATGACGATTCCCTTAGAGAGCCTGCTTTCGTATTCGTCACTGTCAATTTCATCAGAGAGACACGTTTGGTCTTTCCACCTGATGAACCTACTCCATCGAGAGGTGCTTCCGGTGAAGTTCTCCATAGGTTAGCGGACGAACAGAGAGTTGAAGTCAAGAAAAACGAGATTCAGTGTTCGATTTGTATTGAGGATTTGTCCAAGAATCATGCAAAAATCATTGAGATGCCTAAGTGTTTGCATAAGTTTCATCAAGATTGTCTCTTCGAGTGGCTTGCTCGGCAAAACTCATGTCCCTTGTGCCGGAGTGTTCCTTACGGCTTGGATCAAGAAACAGAGTCTTAA